The following proteins are co-located in the Methylomonas sp. 11b genome:
- a CDS encoding LysR substrate-binding domain-containing protein — MNLRDLHYLIAVADLRSFVQAADRCCISQPTLSTQIKKLEDELGIQIFERTNKKVLPTELGEQIVASARRILKEQDNIKELAATAQDPLAGNLRFGAFPTLATYLFPPLVPLIKRDLPRIRLILVEEKTEQLLQQLRSGQMDCALLALPIYEDFLESQALFDDEFLLAVAEGHPLAAKLQVEQDDLNGEHLLLLEEGHCLRGHALQICQTIGADEEQDLRATSLETLRQMVHAGTGITFMPRIAVRDEPGVRYLPFAAPAPSRTIGMVWRKTSARGDLIRRLSGLVRDAAKDI; from the coding sequence ATGAATCTGCGGGATTTACATTATTTAATCGCCGTTGCCGACTTGCGCAGCTTTGTACAGGCGGCAGACCGTTGCTGCATCAGCCAGCCGACCTTGAGTACCCAGATAAAAAAGTTGGAAGACGAATTGGGTATCCAGATTTTCGAGCGCACCAATAAAAAAGTGCTGCCTACCGAGCTGGGCGAGCAGATCGTGGCGTCGGCAAGGCGCATCTTGAAGGAGCAAGACAATATCAAGGAACTGGCCGCTACAGCCCAGGACCCGCTGGCTGGTAACCTGCGTTTCGGCGCCTTTCCCACTCTGGCTACCTATTTATTTCCGCCATTGGTCCCCCTAATCAAGAGAGATTTACCGCGCATCCGGCTGATTCTGGTCGAGGAAAAAACCGAGCAATTGTTACAGCAACTCCGCAGCGGACAGATGGATTGCGCCTTGCTAGCCTTGCCGATTTATGAGGATTTTCTGGAAAGCCAGGCCTTGTTCGACGATGAGTTTTTACTGGCGGTGGCGGAAGGTCATCCGTTGGCGGCCAAGCTGCAAGTCGAGCAAGATGATCTGAACGGCGAGCATTTACTGCTGCTTGAGGAAGGTCATTGCCTACGTGGGCATGCCCTGCAAATCTGCCAAACCATCGGTGCCGACGAAGAACAGGATCTTCGCGCCACCAGTCTGGAAACCTTGCGGCAAATGGTCCACGCCGGCACAGGCATCACCTTCATGCCACGTATCGCGGTGCGCGACGAACCAGGGGTACGTTATCTGCCGTTCGCTGCGCCGGCGCCGAGCCGGACCATAGGTATGGTTTGGCGCAAGACCAGCGCCAGAGGGGATTTAATTCGGCGCTTGAGCGGATTGGTGCGGGATGCGGCTAAGGACATTTAG
- a CDS encoding laminin B domain-containing protein, giving the protein MNKKQLLPVAIALLTSQPILASVSSSFDVDSENWQIVSFADFSQNNYSIIGQYQPNYVSGGGNPGNYLAASDPDGGDFTFSAPAAFLGPQTGATGLSYDLTYRDGDVNWQTTDVMLVGNGQRLLWKRNPNIVPNSGWTHVSLSLAPSSEWRLGTTDGAFASQSDFHNVLSDLSGLYIHGEFTSGIMETAGLDNVVLQTVPLPGAFWLFGVGFAGGWSRIRRA; this is encoded by the coding sequence ATGAACAAGAAACAGTTATTACCTGTTGCTATTGCCCTGTTGACTTCACAGCCGATTCTCGCCAGCGTGTCCAGTTCGTTCGATGTCGACAGCGAGAACTGGCAAATCGTCAGTTTTGCCGATTTCAGCCAGAACAATTATTCGATCATTGGTCAATACCAACCCAATTACGTGTCAGGTGGTGGCAATCCCGGCAATTATCTCGCCGCCAGTGATCCGGACGGGGGCGATTTTACCTTCTCCGCCCCCGCTGCTTTCCTGGGGCCGCAGACCGGTGCTACCGGATTGTCCTACGATTTGACGTATCGCGATGGCGATGTCAACTGGCAAACCACCGACGTCATGTTGGTCGGCAACGGCCAACGCTTGCTATGGAAACGCAATCCGAACATCGTCCCAAACAGTGGATGGACTCATGTCAGCCTGAGCCTGGCACCGTCCTCCGAATGGCGACTGGGCACCACAGACGGAGCGTTCGCCAGCCAAAGTGATTTTCATAATGTGTTGTCCGACTTGAGTGGGCTTTATATTCACGGCGAATTTACCAGCGGTATCATGGAAACTGCCGGCCTGGACAATGTGGTTTTGCAAACGGTGCCGCTACCGGGGGCGTTTTGGTTATTTGGCGTGGGGTTTGCGGGGGGGTGGTCGCGTATTCGTCGAGCGTAA